One Arachis hypogaea cultivar Tifrunner chromosome 18, arahy.Tifrunner.gnm2.J5K5, whole genome shotgun sequence genomic window, ataatCTTTTAATTTAAGTGAAAGATACTTActacattaaaaaattttaaattcattatattattatctatatataatttataaaaaactgAATTTATTTAGATATTATTAGATTTGAGAAAtgtgaaatattatttttatcactcaaatatttaataataaatattatatttattttattatttaattttaatatattataattttatatattcatttaattattattggattaataGTTCAACCTGTGATTTATGGATTAAACTAATAAcctaataatttagtcaaatcaattatCGATTTGATTTTGATAACTATAATCCAAAGAGAATTTCATTattattgttctattttaatGAGTGAAGAGCTTGAGGGGTTAAAAATAACTTTGGATAACTTATTTTAACTTAATGTGGCAATAGAAACTCCATGTGCAATTGATGCAATACAATATAGAAAAGGTAAGAATGTATTTGGTAtatgtttttagtttttgttttatttttattgttttctgtttttaaaattttgtgggaaaaaaaagataaaaacaaaaaaattaaaaaacaaaaataaaaaataaaaatacataccaAATATAGCTAAATATccaaatttcttttattaaaaatgtaagagattatatatataataatctcAATGATGCCGAATGcgtaatttttttagaaaaaaacaaATTTATATCCTTAAAAATTGTAATTGCAAGCGAAACCTAAATAAATTTATGAAGAAGTATTAATTTACCTTTCCGACCAAAATTTCATTAGCATTGAGTCCATAAATATCAGAAGTATCAAAGAAGGTGATTCCTTTATTAAAAGCATGCTTAATAATAGAAATGCCTTCCTCTTCAGAAACACCAGCAGCATAGGCTCCAGTAAGGTTCGCGCATCCAAATCCCAACTTTGAAACCTTGCAAATATATGAGAGTAAATAATTGAatcataaattaatatataaatgttTCATAATATCcaagttaaaatatttaaaaagacaaAACTACAACAGTTATCTTTGACTGCAAATCCTTATATTAATTTGTATAAGATACATAATGCTTGCTGCACAATaccaataaaattattaatttattattattaaaatttccaCTTTCAAGATATACTTTGATTTGAATATAAGCCCCAGTAGATTAGAAAAATTGTTAGGTATTTTCGATCGGTGTAAATTAATCACTTTTGTACTGATATATTAATTAAGTGACAAATGATTAAcgaatatttataacaaaatcaCTTTAGTTTATATTCATAAATTGAttgaaaagaataattttttttttttattttactttgagagcatctaataaataataataactaactcAGTAGATTGATAGGTTATTCTTATCTTTTAAACTTTTAGAGTTTGAATTAGAATATAGAGTTTAATACCTCAAAGCCTTGGTTACCAAGTTTCACACGAGGAATATGGATGCTCTGAACTTCGGCCATTGTCTCTGTATTTACGTTACACAAAACAGAATCCAAATGGAGTCTTGACGATTATGTTTGAAATATGAActtgtatatgtatgtatttatgtAATACTTGTTATTAGTTTGGGATGCATGCACTTCAtatatatgctttaattttgTTACTTCAATTTCTTATCTGACGTATGTGACTTTGATAACGACATTGTGTGTGTCAGCATTGGCGTTGATTTCATCACTCAGTATGTCACCATGAATTAGAAAAGTAAAACATTGCTCTTGGTTGATCAATGACTtgatcttcttttatttatttatttatttttctctctctcgcgctctctatttttttccttttcttttttaagaataatcaatcaatatataaTCCTTAGTGGAGAAAATCATGAAAGATTAAGTAGAATAAATACTAACCAACACAGGACGCTAGCACCAGGGGCCGAACTAGAAAAATAACTAAGTGGGGCCATAAATTTTCAAGTACGAGATTATTGAAGTTGTGTttaatgttttaaaaataaaattataaacttgTTACTGGTACCATAAATTTGCAAGTAATTTCTTGGttgtcataattttttatttattacacaTTCAAAAGTTATCTTGcttaaaaaatttagtattacaagtgctttttttttaagaattaatttaaacGAAAGCATCAATTCAGATTTTAAAAGTTATGACTTTTATATTTGGATTAGTTGCCATAATGAATTTTATTGTGacagaataaaattttaaaattggatttttttttccttttttcaaaTGTTCATTATGATCACgacaatttttttagtattttgttagTAAAATAAAAACTACAAATATCGTGACATACGAATAGAAAGAGAACTATCTATATATGTATCATTAGTTTTAATCTAATGCATCtatcaaatattaatatttaaggaTGGGATTAAGTCATTAATAATTTATGAATAATTACAATTAGATcacaattaaaatttatatataataaacttCCAACATTCTAGCTCCCATTTGGCCTTGGCCTAAGTGTATTCACATTTTCACATATTACATACTTGTTTTAATATAGTAAAATACTTTATGTGAGTTATAGCGGTCATGTAATTAAATATGAAATGCATTTTCTTCCATATACTATAACCACTAGCATTTTACTAcacaaattacataaataaaaaataaaattttatatcggtccaataaaatttatagatCATTATGTTATAACTCATaagataatattattttaattaaaaataacaagttATTAatgttcaaaaaatatataaataaacataataagCTCAAAGTGTTAAGATCATTCAAAAGAACTAAGACTCATTCTATGTACATGTTCTTTAAATATCTTTGATCACAATCCTTTAGTTAATAGATTAGCAATCATAAGTTCTGTTCTAACATGTTCTATGGACATTTTTTGTTTTGGAACTTTCTTCTTAATGCCAAAGTACTTTATTTTCATATGTTTGGCACTTTTAGAGTATCTATCATTTTTAGAGAAAAATACTACTGTAGAGTTAtcacaataaattttaaatagcCTAGCAATTGAGTCAACAATGCCAAGTCCTGAAATAAAATTTTGCAGCCATAAAACTTGATTTGTagctgatgcaccactatttagTGGTGCATTTTatgctgaattgagtggattttatcaacttttctcacatttattcaatgaaatggcatggtttcatgactttctcctaatttgtgcttaagagtgaaaacatactttttaggcctttaatttgctagttttagttcacctttgattccactagatgccttgatgtgtttgttagtgaattcatgttgaaaaggctaggaatggatcaaaggagcgaagagaaaagcatgcaaagtggataactcatggaaaatcaaggatttggagtgcattcaTCGATGCGCACGGGTGGAACTACGCACACACGTGaatatgaagtcgcatggcgacgcgtacgcgtgacatgacgcgtacgcgggGGAAGCAAaaatgccaagcgacgcgtacgcgtgacccatgcgtacgcgtcgcagcTTGCACATGACcttattaaagtgaaaatgctgagggcgatttctgagcttcgcaggcccaaatccaactcattttttgagcctattacatgcagaattcaagaggagTGAAGGGGGaaagtgatgacatgtcatcatgtcatgtttttctatgcttttttcatacaagaaattgatgattagtgcttaaatattgaatgcttttgtgcttaaatggtatatttctttgatcttttaattttataaattttgtaggaaataaatgaaaaaagaagcaaaatagcacaaaatcagctcaaaataaaaaaagaagaattttaGAGCACGCTTTGAAAATTGAGAACACTTTAGAACCTtaagccacacttttaaaagcgtggcccatgaccatgaaacTTTGGCATATGCATTAATACTTATGCATGCATTAATAATTAATAACCAAGCTATTTCATGCATTAATgcttatgtatgcatgcatttaattatgcaatgcatgaacgcATTAGCATTATTAAACAACtaaaagcatgcatgcatgaaacattCAATCAATAATGCCAATGAAATGAACactaaatgaatgaatgaaatgcatgcattattaattaaagccaATGGAAGAATGCATGTAAATTACAAAAACGCTAATGCATTgactttattaattatattaattaaagtaaAGAATGCATTTAATTAATACCACCATGCATTAGCATTATTTAGAAATGAATGGAATAAGAGCTTAAAGCAGAACACTAGCGTTCATTAAAGCAACGGAACGCTACAAGCATGGGAATATTAAGTAAGGAAGAGTGTTCATTTATTTAAACGCTAGCGTTCACACAAGCAATGTTTTCGGGCCCTCATGCAAGGAAAAACAAGGCGCGGCACCCCCAAAGTGAAACAGCCAAGGTTCGAAGAGGGAACCTCACATCAAGGGAGTGCTACGTTGCAACTTCCAACTGAGCGCTATGGGCAAAAGAAAATTGGCACAAAGTGGAGtagccaaggctcgaagagggaaaCCAAGGCATCAAAGGAGCGCTACATTCAAAGACCAAACTGAGCGCTACACCAAGAATTGCTAGGCCcgggaaggaagcatacaaggcAAGTGAGTGCAATGCTTACTAACTCaacggagcgctccactggagcatgGCTCCAACCCATTTTAAACCAAATGCACCCTGACTCAATTGAACTAAACCAATCcggatccactcttcttcaaacCCAAAGCAAGCAAAATCCatggacatcactcaaaggcacaaggatcagttagattaggaatttcatttaattgtaatttatttttaatttcaattttatcttcatttttgtaaagcctatataaaggcatcaattccatttcattggaaaggctggctctgctagagagcattaggagtaggttagaatagaaagctttctttgaaacacttttaattttctgcactctttacatttcaaaaatcaattcagcTTTATGCAAATTTCCTTTCCTGAAATTTTGTTCTTCTACAATTTCACTTTTCCATTCACACtgagcttgatttacatttcctgcacaatttaattcctctgcaattgctctaagctttgatctactgcttcttttacttttcagcacccagccccctttacattttgctgcaatttattttttcttgctctttaagcttttgTCCAATCTACATTCTGCttatttacatttgatgcaatttatatttcttgttctttaagcttctgTCAATTTAACTCCTGCAAGTGAGATCTGCTGAAATTTTACATTTATTGTCATTTAAGCTTCAgctaatttacattctgttctttactttcactgcaatttatattctgcaactttaaattccctgcactttacattctgttatcaaattttcactcaattcaccaatgttagcttaactaaattaatcacccactaaagttgcttgatccatcaatccctgtgggatcgacctcactctaagtgagttttactacttaatacgacccagtacacttgccagtgagttttggtgtggaatctgatttccacccatcaagtttttggcgccgttgtctgggattgatttagatcaacaatgatttagtgggtgagaagtctagattaagcattttctttgtttttgttctctgttttaaagtgacaccaaggtgtttgagttattgcctcactaagaaattcttctctgtgacatgaatttcaattttcaatagtgttgtgttttacaaaatttaaatggagttcaactcatcttgtgatcaaacaacttttatgggatattacctaccatcaccaatttctaatggtggctgggaatgtCACCAACAAATTACAGATCATGAGCACTCTAATTCATGGAGATATgtctcagaaccacaagatgagcaagagaatcatatgggataccaaccaccaccacaaaatgattcatatcattatcctcatggtgtatgggagtatcaacaaggaatgagggagtatgaacaatcaagtgaaatgaactatttctcagagccacaaagtgactcatactATTATGACACATACACAAATGATGGCTGGGAAGGAAAATGCAATGATTCACATTCTAATTATTCAAAGACATTATCACTTGATTATGCTGTCAGTACATACATGGAAGATTGTTCCCCCATGCCACAAAATAATCCACACTGTGATGAGTTCAATAATCACTCAAATTGTGGGTGGGAGGATCAAAACCAAACAGCATTCAACAGTTCATCTTCCACTCATCAAGAAACATAATCACTGGAGTATGCTTTCAATGAGTTCATGCAAGATTGTCCCCCAAGGCAACAAAATGATTCATACTGTGATGAATTCGGCAATGATTTAAGTTGTGCTTGGGAGAATCAAAATCAGAGAGCATTTGACAATTCATACTCTACTTATCAAGAGCTATCATCACTTGAGTAAACCTTCGATTCATTCATGGAAAGCTGTCAaacctcacctcccagtttttcatctgaaaattctTTATCACTTAACTATCTCTTGACACAAAATcccttccaaaactcacagtccacacaaacttccatgaaccaaagcctcttaaggcttgaaaccatgcttgaaagatATGAAAGGAAAGTATAGAGATCCTGGAATGACTAAGAGAACTCCTTCAAAAGCATGGAAGTGATGGTAAACCAATTGTTAAGTGTGAAgaaggaagtggaagagcaagaagaagaggccCTGGTGTCAAGCAAATTTTCAGTGAAGAATAAGGTGGTTGaaactgaaactgcacttgagatgacaagagaacatgaaccCTCACAAATTTTCCTGAACCAAAGACTCTCAACACTTGGatttgtgattgaaaaatatgaagaggagatgaagaaatcttgggaagaacaacaaacctcctccatgaaagtgctactaagtcaaatgttgagtacaaaagaggaagtggaagaacaagaaagtgaggaagtcaatcaagagaATTCACaatcaagtgaagcagagaagtacatagaggaTGAGCTTATGGAGCCagcaattcaaaaggctctggatgaagataaaactccaataatcacacagcaaccaagtcttgaatccaaagaagtgaaggcaactaacaagagcccCAATCttgtccctgatccagcaagcaagctcaatcaagccatttacaaAAGGAAACTTGCTGAGGAGAGGCTAAGACAAGGGACAATAGCTGAGTCTTCTCCCCTttaaggtcattcctcttaacaaactggaagaagaggaagaaagtgaagaacatgtcaaccgtaggtaacatttcttttctttgctttgtttatttccTTTCTCTGCTTTGTTTAGATTTCattaaattggcatatgattacatcctaattttggtgttgccctgcaataatttgttttcaaatctttctggatgattgcatcaaaaatgaaaatatcacactaagattctaagtttggtgtgccacttaattttttatgcaatttattcagcaacaccacttgtctacataatcataatgccctttgcagtgttattttttttcttagttagaaaattttagttttctctttgttttagttatttacttgtttttaatgctttctttcattaacagtttttgttaatacatcaccaagagatccttattcatgacagattcttggcttggtgattgtacttaacatataacagtttcatttgcttagttttagtttaaataaattgacatatgattgcattctaagtttggtgtttctatgcaacaaaatttgtttccaatccatactggatacttgcatcaactccaagtgaaagtgtcacactaagtttggtgtgccacttattttctttatgcaatgtatcatgcacaccttctatgtttgcaatcacaatgtctctgtctctcgtgccttgattgttatccttaatttttcttgcttaaaacacatgtactactaacatttcattgtgtaagacattcatgatccattttagccccatagccattgttttaattgttgcttgaggatgagcaagcacttTGAGTTTGGCAAGGAAAgaggaagaatgggaggaaaatgacaacaagagagaagatgaattacaaggttgtaaagtttcttttcctctcatttgtttccagcactttaaattgtatgattatctttatcttctctgtatgcatgtgtggtatgaataagcatagcctgaattttgattgtaacatggtgctgtgccattatgactaccaacttgagttttgtgagttcaaagcagtaaaatatcacgatcataaacaaacaaggaatttaagaagaatttagcatgtgcatacaagtattggaaggctagtatggttaattgttgctcaattgcattagattttatttaattgaagttttcatctaggacattttgtgaaatcttttgaaatcatgaaaaccttgaagaagcaaatacaattaaagcaagaaagaaaaagggaaagaatgagaaagctgaaggctctgagtaccaatgacaatttcattgttaagtacttgtggtgtttatgtatcaagccaaatgcttgaaaacaaaacacttagaagtcaaggctaggctcaagtgcaaaagcactccctcaaagctcaaggttctgagcatcaatgattagagagttaagaaaagaaacaaatgagcttaataaagttctctaattaaatgcttgtggtgcttatgtatcaagtggtaataacTGCAAAAGAATACATGTCGCACGAGTATTTTGTGAGTTTCCTTGTCCACAACAATAGATCTTTGCCACCGTATTTCTACTAATTGCTTAAAAGAGCCAGTTTTTCAATTTCTTTAGGTGTTGTAAAGAAttcagaagaaaaacaaaaaagaaaagaatgagaACGAGAAttcgaagaagaaagaagagaattaGACCCTCCAAAATAACGTAGTTTTATAACAGGGTTCAAGgactaatttattttgtttttccactcTGACCGCCATGTGTACTAGTTTAAGCCTTCATGTcagtattttttgtttgttattgaAAAAAAACAAGATTAAGAACTGATTTATCTATCGAAATTAAGAGTTGagggattttatatatatatatatttcaaaagtTAAAAGATTAAATGTTCAATTCTAAAATTCTCATAAATTTGAGTAATTactcttaaaaatatattttaaattttattttattattaaaattattttattaatttaatttctgtaatagtaaaaattattttattaaatttaatttgatagtaacaataaataacaaataaaatctaAACTTATTATTTTACTCTATCTAAAAAGCCTTTAGAAATCATACTAATATTATGATATTATTCTATCTCTCTACCTTTTTACTTTTGACAgctaaatcctaatttttcaattcACGCTCCTTTTTCACCTTAGTATCACTTTATTCTCTTATTTCTCTCTATCTTTGGCGGGCACGGATTCGATACGCTTAGTATATTTACGCACCGAAATGCCAAAAAATTGTGTAGTGCACCGGTCAACCAAGCAGGCCTAAAATAAAAATGTTCATTTTAGTGAAGTTTTGTTTGCAATTACTTAGAAAATAGAGgggttatttattaattttttaaataaatatatttagtttAGTTGTTAAAATTAGTTGGACCATTAAGTAATTATTACTGTCGCCTGCCTCCTCCTCCTCTtggttttctttctcttcttcctccgCCGTCACAAGCCACCCTTTTTATTATCTCCACCGCCAACAACGACTCAAACCTTTCCACTGCCTCTCCTACTGGCTCCCTCGTTGCACTACCAACTCTTCTCCTCCCCATTCAGACATGGTGGCTTCGGCATCGTCTTCTCCGGCACGCCCAAAGTTCATTGCCCACACTCCTTGGTTTCGTCTTAACAACCTTCTGCCGCGAAGGGCTAGTGTTCATCGAGCTGGCGCAATCGATAGGACTAGTATTCCTTGATCCACCACCACACCTTGGAGGGGAAGCTTGCTTATAGCATCTCCCGTCTCCATAAAAATCTCTATTTTCTACTAATTGACCACTATATATTCACCAGAATCTGCTTCAGAAGAATGCTCAATACAATTCATATTActccaattttttaaaattcctaaaaatttcaATACCCGAAATCAAACAAGATTTCAGATTCAGATTACTGTTCCAGCACCACAACGACCAAAATATATACAGATacgatttcaatttcaaatcacTACTAACTCCAAAGTTCAAAATTCTGAAACAATTCCAGTGATAACCATAAAATGCGTTGTGCGATTCAACTCTTCGACGAACATCACCAAACAGGGGAGAATGTGGTGGGTCATCACAATAgaaaccaaccaaaatgcctccCACCCTTGCTGTAGCAAATGGGCAGATTTCATTTATTATATTCATTTTATTAACTATAGTAATATACTTTGGAAAATTAGGTTTTTTAGACTAATTATATTTATGATAGTTAAATGATATagagaataattttattaattatagtaaaatgtcatgtgaaattaataattttttagaataattttataagttatagtaacataatttaagaaattaattattgttttgagtaattttattaatgagaaattaataattatgttagattatttttattaattatattaatatgtcatgaaaaattattaattgtTTAGAGTATTAATCATAGTAAGatgttgtaaaaaaaataatatttttattaattaagatgttataaaaaattaatattttattaattatttaaggtTTATTATTtagactttagggtttagggtaggatttttttttcttcttatcctTGATATGCGTCAATCTTTTTTTTTGAACCttaaaatttattacatattaattttccatagtatattatcatgattaataaaattactttaaaattggCATGAAGCAAAAGATGCTGCAAGCAATTGGACAAAAAAAATAAGGATAAGTCACCCAAGACAAAGAGGGAATCTGGAGATACAAGGGGAGGATCTGTGTGCCAAACGTAGGAGATATGACAAAAGCTCATAAGAGCAGATTCTCAATTTACCCTGGAACTACCAAGAGGTACAATTACTTGAAAGAGATGTTCTGGTAGCCAAGAATGAAAAATGACATAGCAGTACATGTATCCAAGTACCTAAGGTGCCAGAAAATGAAAATAGAGCATCAAAGGTCATTTGAAATGCTGTAACCCCTTGAGATTCCATAGTGGAAGTGGGAAGATATTGCCATGGATTTTGTGTCAAGCTTGCCAAGAACTAGAGCATGATTTGATACGGTATAGGTAATTATAGATCGACTGATGAAGTATACTCATTTCTTGCCTATTTGTATGAACTATTCCTCAGAGGAACTGACGAGACTATATATCAAGCAGATTATGAGGTTACATGCAGTGCCCATGACCATAGTATCAGACAGAGGATTCCCAGTTTACTTCAAGATTTTGGGGAGACTTTCAGAGGCGTTTGGGACACAATGTGTTTGAGCACAGCATGCCATCCACAAATTGATAGCCAATTAGAGAAGAcgattcaaactttagaggatatGCTGAGGGCATTTTTGTTAGATCAACCAACCAGTTGGGATCGTTATATGCCTTTAGTGGAATTTGCGCataataatagttaccatgcaagCATCGGAATAGCTCTGTACGGGAAGAAGTGTCAATCTTTGTTGTGTTGGTATGAGGCTGGAGAATCAAGCATCTTAGGTCCCGAACTACTGGCAGAGACAACAGAACAGATCAAGAAAATCTGAGCTAGAATCCTTACTGCTCAGAGTCATTATAAGAGTTATGCGAATAAGAGGCATAAGCCTTTGGAATTTAAAGAGGGTGATAATGTGTTTTTTAGAGTTACTCTGACTATGGGTATTGGAAGAGCTATAAAGACTAAGAAGCTGAATCTCTATTATATCGGTCCATTCCAAATCTTGAAGAGGATTGTGCCAGTGGCATACCAGATAGCTTTACCGCCACATCTTTCGAatttgcacgatgtgtttcacatTGTTCAGCTTCGAAAGTATATCCCCAATATGACTTACGTGTTAGAACAGGAATAAgttcaactaaaagaaaattgATATTTCAAGTTGCTCCGGTCAAAATTTTTGATGTTAGTGTCAAGAGGCTTCGTAGAAAAGAAGTCCCgttggtaaaagtagcttggagtcgagctAGAGTAGAAGAACATACGTGGGAACTTGAATCAGACATGAGGAAGGACTATCCCATGTCATTACAGGTAactgaattttgaggacaaaatttcttTTAAGGTAGGTAGGATGTTAAACCCAAAAAATATTAACTAGttaattatgtaattaaaatttagttaaaatgGGGGGGGGTTTAAACCGTCCGGTCtaggttaaaaattaaaatttcataatttgaaaatttatcgATAAAAGGTTAGCTCAAAAAATTATTTGGTGTGTAAAAATGTAATCAATTATAGAAAAAAGCATATCGGCGTTATAAAAATgtagaaataactagaaaaataTTGAGAATACAAATCAGaacacttatttttaaaaaaatttagccgTAGGCAGGGCCAACGGACGAAAGGACAAAAATGTCCTTCGTTTAAAAGAGTCAAAACGTGACTCTCTCCCCAAAATCACATTCAATTTGCAAATTAAGAGAGTGAGGGTTTGAGACATTGAAAAGAGAAGAGCCATAACCCCAAAAATACTATTCGCCTTCCACCTTCTAATCCAATTTTCTCACAAACCAGAGCTCCGATCGACAACCTGTTTGCGACTATGCATTGCTCTTAACTCCGTCTACGTTTTTATACCACTTTTGCGGTGAGTAATCACAAGAACCTTATTCTATTTCTCTATTTTCCTCTGTTTTTGCATTTTAGGTAGTGTGGTTGTtgaaattggtgattttgatacTTTAGGGGAAGTTCAAGCTCAATTTCTAGCAGAGTTTTGGCCCATGATCATGTAGAGTAAGGTAaggaaactcttttcctttatttctccCTAATTTTTATGAAAATCTAGTTTGAACAATGTGAAAATTTGA contains:
- the LOC140181497 gene encoding uncharacterized protein, with the protein product MTKAHKSRFSIYPGTTKRGTDETIYQADYEVTCSAHDHSIRQRIPSLLQDFGETFRGVWDTMCLSTACHPQIDSQLEKTIQTLEDMLRAFLLDQPTSWDRYMPLVEFAHNNSYHASIGIALYGKKCQSLLCWYEAGESSILGPELLAETTEQIKKI